The proteins below come from a single Molothrus ater isolate BHLD 08-10-18 breed brown headed cowbird chromosome 3, BPBGC_Mater_1.1, whole genome shotgun sequence genomic window:
- the NDUFAF5 gene encoding arginine-hydroxylase NDUFAF5, mitochondrial isoform X1 yields the protein MRGLARPALRARWCRSLWALPARAAANAASSPPPPPVGASPGALNPFDRRLKRKQKNWAALQAEPAKCDYLREEVGGRIADRVFDITRTFPLALDVGSGRGYIAQHLTKETVEKLIQVDIAENALKNAIESEIPTVRVVADEEFLPFKEDTFDLVVSSLSLHWVNDLPKAFKEIHQVLKPDGVFIGAMFGGDTLYELRCSLQLAELEREGGFSPHVSPFTAVADLGHLLSRAGFNTLTVDTDEIQVNYPGLFEVMEDLQGMGESNCSWNRKPLLHRETMLAAAAIYQEMYGNSNGSVPATFQIYYMIGWKYHESQAKPAQRGSATVSFGDLAKIEGLLKRGKK from the exons GGGGCCTGGCGCGGCCGGCGCTGAGGGCGCGATGGTGCCGCTCGCTCTGGGCGCTGCCGGCAAGGGCCGCCGCCAAcgccgcttcttcgcctcctcctcctcctgtgggaGCCTCGCCGGGCGCGCTGAACCCGTTCGACCGGCGGCTGAAGCGGAAGCAGAAGAACTGGGCGGCGCTGCAGGCCGAGCCCGCCAAGTGCGATTACCTGCGGGAGGAG GTCGGCGGCAGGATCGCGGACCGGGTGTTTGACATCACCAG AACGTTTCCTCTGGCTTTGGATGTTGGCTCTGGAAGAGGTTACATAGCTCAGCACTTAACCAAG gaaacaGTTGAAAAACTTATTCAAGTTGATATCGCAGAGAATGCTTTA AAAAATGCTATAGAATCTGAAATCCCAACGGTCAGGGTTGTAGCTGATgaggaattccttcctttcAAAGAAGATACATTTGATCTCGTTGTCAGCAGCTTAAG TTTGCATTGGGTGAATGACCTTCCTAAAGCTTTCAAAGAG ATCCACCAGGTGCTGAAGCCCGATGGAGTGTTCATTGGAGCCATGTTTGGGGGGGACACGCTGTACGAGCTgcgctgctccctgcagctggctgagctggagagggaagggggctTCTCTCCTCACGTGTCACCCTTCACTGCTGTCGCTGATCTGGGACAtctcctctccagggctggCTTTAACACCCTCACTGTG GATACTGATGAAATCCAAGTGAACTACCCAGGGTTATTTGAGGTTATGGAAGACTTACAAG gTATGGGGGAGAGTAATTGCTCTTGGAATAGAAAAcctctgctgcacagggagacaatgctggcagctgctgcaatATACCAAG AAATGTATGGAAACAGCAATGGCTCTGTACCTGCCACCTTTCAGATCTACTACATGATTGGCTGGAAATATCATGAGTCACAG gcAAAACCAGCCCAGCGAGGTTCTGCAACAGTTTCGTTTGGAGATCTGGCAAAAATAGAAGGACTtcttaaaagaggaaaaaaatag
- the NDUFAF5 gene encoding arginine-hydroxylase NDUFAF5, mitochondrial isoform X2 — MRGLARPALRARWCRSLWALPARAAANAASSPPPPPVGASPGALNPFDRRLKRKQKNWAALQAEPAKCDYLREEVGGRIADRVFDITRTFPLALDVGSGRGYIAQHLTKETVEKLIQVDIAENALKNAIESEIPTVRVVADEEFLPFKEDTFDLVVSSLSLHWVNDLPKAFKEDTDEIQVNYPGLFEVMEDLQGMGESNCSWNRKPLLHRETMLAAAAIYQEMYGNSNGSVPATFQIYYMIGWKYHESQAKPAQRGSATVSFGDLAKIEGLLKRGKK, encoded by the exons GGGGCCTGGCGCGGCCGGCGCTGAGGGCGCGATGGTGCCGCTCGCTCTGGGCGCTGCCGGCAAGGGCCGCCGCCAAcgccgcttcttcgcctcctcctcctcctgtgggaGCCTCGCCGGGCGCGCTGAACCCGTTCGACCGGCGGCTGAAGCGGAAGCAGAAGAACTGGGCGGCGCTGCAGGCCGAGCCCGCCAAGTGCGATTACCTGCGGGAGGAG GTCGGCGGCAGGATCGCGGACCGGGTGTTTGACATCACCAG AACGTTTCCTCTGGCTTTGGATGTTGGCTCTGGAAGAGGTTACATAGCTCAGCACTTAACCAAG gaaacaGTTGAAAAACTTATTCAAGTTGATATCGCAGAGAATGCTTTA AAAAATGCTATAGAATCTGAAATCCCAACGGTCAGGGTTGTAGCTGATgaggaattccttcctttcAAAGAAGATACATTTGATCTCGTTGTCAGCAGCTTAAG TTTGCATTGGGTGAATGACCTTCCTAAAGCTTTCAAAGAG GATACTGATGAAATCCAAGTGAACTACCCAGGGTTATTTGAGGTTATGGAAGACTTACAAG gTATGGGGGAGAGTAATTGCTCTTGGAATAGAAAAcctctgctgcacagggagacaatgctggcagctgctgcaatATACCAAG AAATGTATGGAAACAGCAATGGCTCTGTACCTGCCACCTTTCAGATCTACTACATGATTGGCTGGAAATATCATGAGTCACAG gcAAAACCAGCCCAGCGAGGTTCTGCAACAGTTTCGTTTGGAGATCTGGCAAAAATAGAAGGACTtcttaaaagaggaaaaaaatag